The sequence CGGCTTACGACCGCCGCGATGTGCTCGAAAAAGCGCTCAACGAAAAGGCAATCGACCGCGGACTCGATACAGTAGAAGATGCATTGGACGACGATTTGATATTCCTTTGCTTCCCCGTCGACAAATCGATAGAAACTTTTAAGAATTTGATTCCGAAACTGAAGCCGGGGCAGACAATATCGGACGTCTGCAGCGTAAAAGAAATATTCCATCAAATATGGAACGAATGCGGCGGCAATTGCAGCGGGTTTTATATCGGCGGTCATCCTATGGCGGGAAAAGAAAAAAACGGTTACGAGCATTCCGATTCTACCTTATTTGAAAACAGCGTTTATATTTTAAGCGACTCGTCAAAAAACTATCCGACGTTGAATGAATTTGCGGATCTTATACATTCAACCGGCGCGCATATTACTTTCTTGAATCCGAAAGTGCACGATATAATAGTTGCTGCAGTCAGTCATTTGCCGCAATTACTTTCGGTATCGTTGATTAACTCCGCAGTTATTAAAGACAGCGATATTAATTTCTTCGATTTCGCAGCAGGCGGATTCAGAGATATGACTCGCATTGCCGCCAGCGATTTTAACCTCTGGGAGCCGATAATCAGATACAATCAAAAAAATATTTTACAGGCTATAGATAATTTTTCGTACGATCTTACGGAATTGAAAAACGCTATAGAAAAGGGAAACTACAAACTATTGGCGGAAAAATTCGAAAGCGCCCGCAAAAAAAGAGACGAAATTCCAAAGAATACTAAAGGCTTTATCAACCCGCTCTTCGACATTTTTGTCTTTGTTAAAGACCAGCCGGGAGTGCTTGCCAAAATAACCTCTGCGCTCTATGAAGCGGGAATTAATATAAGGGATCTGGAACTGTTGAAAATAAGATTAGGCTCCGGCGGCACGTTTAGGATTTCTTTCGAAACTCAACAGGACGCGGATAAAGCCAAACATATTATCGAGAGCATCGGATTTACGACGCGCATTTAATCGTTACGGATTTCCGGAGGCAATTTATCCTTACCTTAAATAGTTATATTTGATTATATTACACATCATAAACCAGATGAATAAAGCAAGATGGCAAAAACTAAAGTCGCTTCGTCGCTGTTTCCGTATAATCTAAGTAAAAATTCGTATCCCAAATATGAATTTCATGTTGCGGCAGATATCCGAAAAAAATACGATATCGAAGATGAATTCTTTTCGATAGAAGGCAATTTGGTTTTTGCAGACTTTCATGCAGTCCGCAAGCTTGTTCATAAAATCAACTCTAAGCGAAATCCTTCGGATTACGTTCAGGCAGGCAAAGTTAATGCAGCGGCATTAATCGACGAAATTTACCATTACCTTTTCAGGATTTATGAGGAAAACGTTAATCCGGGAGTAATCGAACGAGCCGCCGATTTTATTACGAAACATTTGAGTGAAAATCAGTATAGAAAGTTGCTGTTTGAATTTTTAGAATTATTCCCTACTACCGATATATTCAGGGGGCGTATCGGAATTTACGATTATCTCAATTCGATGACCGCCGGGAAAAAGAATACCGATATTGTACTGGAAGAGTTGATACTTCTTCATTTTGCAAATCAAAATCCCGCTAACAAAAAAATCAGAGAATTATTCGACGATAATTATTTCAAGGAGAAAGACCTTTATTACAAGAGTATAGAAATTCTGGAACAGTTCTTCAAAGAAGAAAAGCGCTTCGGATTGGAAAATCAGGATTTATTTACTTTTTTCAAAACGCCGTTTCAATACAGTCCGGAAGATATAGAAGGGCAACTCGATTTTATAAGAGAAAAGTGGGGCGTTTTATTAAATGAAGATTTTTTGAAAAAATTATTGCGCAGCAAAGATTTTATTAAAGAAGAATATATACAGGGCGGAGGTCCCGGCGGAGCGCCGGCGGTAGCTCCGAATTTCTTTGGAGTTCCGGACAATGCCGATATTCTTCGTCTCGGTAAATCAGGTTATCAGTATGCCCTCGAAGCGCAAAAAGATTATGAAGAGCCGGAAAATTTTACCGCCGATACCGATTGGATGCCCAAAGTAGTATTGATTGCAAAAAATACTTATGTATGGCTCGATCAACTGAGTAAGAAATACCAGAGGCCAATAAAAAGACTTGATCAAATACCCGATGAGGAACTCGAAACTTTAAGACGCTGGGGGTTCAACGCGCTCTGGTTGATCGGCATATGGGAAAGAAGCAGCGCATCGAAAAAGATTAAACACTTGATGGGAAATGTAGACGCTATCGGGTCGGCTTATTCACTCTACGATTATATAATTGCCGAAGATCTGGGCGGAGAAGAAGCTTATCAAAACCTGAATAAAAGAGCCAGACATTTCGGCATACGTCTCGCAAGCGATATGGTGCCAAACCATACGGGAATTTATTCCCGCTGGATTGTGGAACACCCGGATTATTTCATACAGGCATCTTACCCTCCGTTCCCGTCATACAGTTTCACGGGACCTAATTTGTCGGACGATCCGTCTGTCCAAATTCGAATAGAGGACGGGTATTGGGATCGTTCTGACGCGGCTGTCGTATTCGAATGGATTAATAATCATACGGGCGAAAGGCGTTATATTTATCACGGCAACGACGGCACTAATATGCCGTGGAACGATACTGCGCAACTGGATATGATCAAAGCGGAAGTGCGCGAAGCCGTAATTCAGAAAATATTCGAAGTGGCTCGCAAATTTTCGATTATTCGATTCGACGCGGCGATGACTTTAACCAAAAGGCACTTTTCGAGACTCTGGTATCCGGAACCGGGCAAAGGCGGGGACATCCCCTCGAGGTCGGATTTTTCGATGACCAAAGAAGAATTCGACAGATTGTTTCCCAAAGAATTTTGGCGCGAAGTAGTCGACAGAATTAATCAGGAGATGCCCGACACTCTACTCCTTGCAGAGGCATTCTGGTTAATGGAAGGATATTTTGTAAGAACGCTCGGCATGCATCGGGTCTATAATTCGGCTTTTATGCATATGCTGATGAAAGAAGAGAACGATAAATTCAGGGATTTGATTACGAACACACTTGAATTCGAACCTGAAATACTAAAACGGTATGTTAATTTTATGAGCAATCCCGACGAAGAAACAGCAATAAAACAATTCGGCTCGGACGATAAATATTTCGGTGTTTGTATCTTAATGTCGACTTTGCCCGGATTGCCGATGTTTGCTCACGGTCAAATTGAAGGTCTTACCGAAAAATACGGAATGGAATATCAAAGGGCGTACTATCACGAATCGCCGAATCAATGGTTAATCGACCGGCATGAAAGAGAAATATTTCCTCTCCTCGGCAAAAGATATTTGTTCAGCAATGTTGAAAATTTCTGGCTTTACGATTTTATTGACGACTACGGGCATGTCAACGAAAACGTAATATCTTTTACCAACAGGGAAAACGACGAGAAGACTCTCGTGTTTTATAATAATAAATACGAAGCAACCTCCGGGAAAATATTCAGATCTACGCCCAAATTGGTGCAGCGAGGAGGTAAGAAAGAATTACACGTAAAAACTCTTTCAGACGCTCTCGACATTAAATCCTCTAAAAATTATTATTACGTCTTTAGAGAACATGTAACAAATCTCGAATATCTCAAATCCGGCTATGACCTTTCGATCGACGGATTCTATATAGAACTAAAAGGATTCCAATCTGCTGTGTTTCTGGATTTCAGAGAAATCTACGATGAATTCGGAGATTGGAAAAAGCTCGAACGTAAACTACAGGGGAAAGGCGTTCCAAGCATATCTCGAGCAATGATAGAAATGCAACTCGAACCGATACACAAAACATTCCTCGATATTTTCGAAGATGATTCATTGGAGGAATTTTACGATAATTATATTCACGGATCGGAAGATATAAACAGCGGAGAATCAATTTTAAAAGGGAGATTCAATAAATTAATCGACACCGTTTGCGCGCAATTTGAAATCGAGTCGGATAATCATTTGATATGGAAAAATTTCGAACTCGAAGTCGAAGCCCTGAAGTTTCTAAACGGCGCATTACAGAGGCATTTTATTGTGGATGAAAATATTCCGAATAAGGAACTGCATAAAGCAATAATTACAAATGAATACAGAAACTACAAAGACGATACGATCCTTTATTTGATATGGCTGGTAGTATCGAATATGTCGTCGCTTTTCGAAGACGATGGAGATTTGAACAAGAAAAATTACATTAACAAGATATTGCTCGATTCGCCCATCAGGCAAATACTCAAAAGAATCGGCAAGGGCGAATTCGAATTGTTGCGGGAATTATTGCTGCTTAAAATCTTGCAGGACATCAATAACGGAGCCATCGAAATGTTTTGCGACGGCGGGAAGAATGAACAAGTAGAGAACGGAAAATACGAGTTCAATTGTATACTCAATTTGCTGAATGACGAGTCGGTTAGAACATATATCGGTGTCAATGAATACGAAGGAGTAGTTTATTTCAGCAAGGAAAATTTCGAGGAATTTTTAGATTGGCTATTTACGCTCTCGGTAATCGAAAAAATAATTATGTATATACTCACGGAAAATGATAACGAAAGAGCCGAAGAAAATTCGGAAAAAGAAATAGTGAAAATCATTAATAACGCTTTCAAGAAATATACAGTGATTAAAAAGCTTTCGGAAGAATCCGGTTACCGACTCGATATATTTAAAGATTTTTTGAGAAAATAATAAAACGGCAGAGCCGTTATGACTCCGCCGTCACAGGGGTTGTGTGAAGCACAGCTCATAGAGCTGAACTTATAAATTGGGAGTTATTCTCAATCCCAAGCTGTTCGTCCATCCTGAGAATTCCATTCCGTTGAAATAAACGCCCATGTCGAAATTAATCGAAAGATTGTCGAGCAGTTTATAATCGACGCCTGCGCCATACCGTGCGTACAATTTGAATTTATCGTCGGAGGGCAAGTTGTCGTAGTCATATTTCTTATATGACGTGACAAATCCGGCGGATATATAGGGAAAGATCAAATCAGTATTAAACGGTTTAACTACGGCGGTTAAACCGGTTCTGTAATCGGTTTCTTTACCGCTCAATTCTTTCATGTCGCCTTTCAGATATTCTACTGTAAATGCTACGGTAAATTCTTCTGTAATGTCGTATCCGGCTAGCGCTCCGTAACCGACGGGAGTTTTTATATCGGTAATTCCTTTGTCGCCGATGTTGTTGAAGTGACTGAAAATAATTCCTGCCGAGACTCTGCTTTGAGAAAAAGCGGATAGCGGCAAAGTTACAAGTATCAATAACGTTAATAATCGTTTCATTTTATACCTCTGTTTAATTTGTGAATTCTGATTAGAGAAGCGGCTAAGTAGAACAATAGAAGCAATGTAAGATGTAAAATCTCGGGCAGGAGGTTTGGAATGCCCGCCCCGGCTTGAGATAACCGCGTAAAAAGATTCATGTAAGGCGTGAATGGCGCTGAATAACTCAACAATTTAATTACAATAGGCATTGCATCTAATTTCCAGCTGTATCCCGAAAAGAGAAATATGGGATACGATGTGAGAGCCATTATCTGAAGCGCGTGTAATTTTTTCTTGAAGAATGAAGAAATAAAAATACCGAAATAAACAACGCTGCCGAGGAACAGAAATCCGGTTATTGTAAGAACGATATAACTGCCTTTGAAATCAATTCCGAACAGAGGGAAAATTATAATAGTAAAAAACAACAGATATACGGAATACAGAAGTATATAGTAAATACCCTTCGCAATAAGTGTTTGCAATATACCGTAATTATCCCCCCACAATGTGATTTCGTCGTTTTCCCTCATTTGGGCTATGCTTTCGGAAACGCCCATTAATAGCGTCTGGTGCAATATAAGAACCAAAACGGCGGGTATTAAATAATAACCGTAGCTGTCCGACAAATTAAACAAGTTACGGATTTCAAGTTGCACGGGCTCGGATAATATCTTCGCCTGTTCCGGAGCATAGCCTTTCGATATGAAAACAGAACTTTTAATTTCATCGTTGATAGAAGCGACGGTTTCGTTTATACCTTTATTTAAATCATTCGAAATCAAAAAACGCGATGTGTTCAGATATACTTTAATAGCGTTCTTTTCGTGTCTTTTCAATCTTTCTTCGTAATGCTTCGGAATAACAATTATTCCCTGAACCGAGCCTTCGCTTAACAACTTTTCGTCAGGGAATTCGATTTCGTATTTGACGCCGATATTAGAGTGGGCGTCGAGTAAACGAATTAATTCTCTCGAGGATTTTGTTTTGTCTAAGTCGGCCACAGCCACCGGAACGTCCCGCTCCACTTTATTGATATATACGGAGCTGTAGAAGAAAGAATAAAATAACGGAGCGAGAATGAGTATTGAAAGAAGATCAAAGTCTCTTCTAATGTTTCGCGATTCGTCGACAATAAGGCATGTTATATTTTTTATGATGTTTTTAATTCTCATTTAAGTTGTTCGCTGGTAATTTTATTGATTCTGTATTTTAACGCAATATATGCCGCTGCAAATGTGATTATCGCAAAGAATATTAGCGCAGCTAATTCCGACGTCATATCTGACGGATTCGCGCCGGCGCGGATGATTTTTATAAAGGCTTCGAGGAAGTACGTAAACGGCATTGAATAAGCCAGGGCTTTATGAACCGAGGGCATTGCCCAAACCGGGAAAGTATAACCGCTGAGTATAAAAGCGGGGGTGTTTATGAATATTGTCAGCTCGGTTGCAAAAAGTTGATCATTAAATAACGAGGATATCAATATACCCGAATTGACGTTGACGGCGATGAAAATAATAAATAGCAGTAATAATACGACGTACGAACCATTAACAGCTATATTGTAGAGCGGAAAAATTATAAAAAGAATTATCAACGTCATGAAAAAATAAAGCGTAAAGTAAGGCGCGAACTTTCCCGCAAAGATTAATAAAGAGTTCCCGCGCGAAATCAAAATCAGTTCTCCAAAGGCTCTTCCGGTAAATTCGGAATTTATTATCAGCGACGTCGAAAGCATAATAGCGATCTGAAGCGTAAAAGCTATTAAGCCGGGCGGCAGGTAGCTCACGTAACTGTAGTTGGGATTATAGAGCGAACTCGTTTCTATTTTAACCGGATTAACCAACGGGTAGGCGATTGTTTCGTTCATCGAATTCTTTTCGAATTTATTAAGCAGCGTTCCGGCCGAAAAAGTCTTGACGATTGTGGAAGCGTCTTTTAATATGAGATTGCTCGTAATAATATTAGAGCTGTTTTTGTACACAATTATCCTAGATTGCAGCCCTCGCTTAATTGAACGTTCGAAATCCGAGGGTATATAAAAGACCGCTTCCGTTTTGCCGCTATTGAAACCGTCTTCAATCATATCGATTGAAACGTATGAATCGATTATTTCCATTGACGGGGAAGCGTCGATAAGCCGTATTAATTTTCGCGAAAGCTCGCTTCTGTCGCAGTCGTAAACCGCTACGGGCAACTCGCGTAAAATTTCTTTTTTATATATCGAATTGAGTATCAGTATAAGAATGAAGGGCATAACAACCGCAATGAATATTGAGGTTCCGCTCATGCCCCGAATTTCTCTCTTTGCGATACGATATATTGTTTGCAAATTCATTTCCTAATTCTCTAAATTTATCTGAGCCGTCATGCCCGGCAGAAGCTTGAAATTATTATCAATTGGGACCAGATGAACTTCAAAGGTTTTAAGATCGAAATCGCCTTTCCGGTTTGTAGGTTTCCAATCTGCAAAATCGCCCAAAGGGGAAATGTAATTAACCTTCACTGACAGTTCCTTGTTGCCGAGAGCCCGAATGGTTGCCTTGAAAATTTTCCCCTTGGAGATATTTTGCATTTCGTCTTCTCGGACGTGAAGTATTACATATCGGTCGTTTTCGGGAAGAATTGAAAAAACTGGGTAGCCTGAATTAATCAGTTCTCCTATATCGGCGTAGATGTCGGTTACTTCGCCTGAAATGGGAGATTTAATCACAAGCTCCTCATAATAAGCCAGAACTTCGTTGTAGGCGTTCTCCGCTTGAGTAACAAGTCCGCGCGCCGCCGAAATCTCTTCTTCGCGCGCGCCTTTGAGAGCCATGTCGTATTTGGCTTTTGCGGCTTCCATCTGGGCTTTTGCTGCATTGTATTTAAATTCGATTTCGTCGAATTCCTGCAGCGAAATAACATTTTCTTTATATAGCTCTTTAAATCGATTATAAGTTTTGGAAACGTATTCGTATTGAGATTTAGCCTGGAGATATAAATTCATAGCGGCTTCTTTTTCTTCATCACGAGCGCCGTTGAGAGCCATCCGATATTTCGCATTCGCCGCTTCTAAGGCTCCTTTTGCCTGTTTCAATTTGGCTTCGAGCTCCCTGCTTTCAATTATTGCAAGTGTGTCTCCAATATTTACTTTGTCTCCCTCGCGGACAAATATTTTCTTAAGCCTTCCGGGTATTTTAGAGGATACGTCGACTTGACGAGATTCGACCAAACCGGTAATAATCTTTTCGTCGCCGGAGGAGATACCGGAAAATGCAATAAAGAACGCTAAACTGAAAAATACGATTGCTAAAGATGGAATTATGATTTTCTTATTCATGTGAAAGCTCCTGATTCTTCCAAACGTCAAAAAATTTGTCGAAATCACCCGAGGCATAAAATAGCTCGGCTAACGACTTATAATATTGGTATAAAGAGGCGGTTCTCTCGAGTTCGACTTTTTCGAGAGACAATCTGGCGTCCACGACCTCCAATGAAGTTCCCATTCCGTTCAGGAATCGTTTTTCGTTTTGTCGAAGGTTTTCTTGGGCTAATTTCATGTCGGTTTCTAACTTCTTAAATCTTTCGGAAGCGTTATTAGCTTCGGTGTATGATTTTGTAATCCATAGATTAATCTGCTGAAACGATTCGTTCATTGTCTGTTCAACTTCGGATTCCAGATAACTTGCTTTCTGCAAATCGAGATAACTTCTGAAACCGTTGAACAAATTGATATTTAATTGAAGTCCTACTGCCCAACGCGGCTCCAGGGAAGATAAATACTCGGGATACATTTCGTATTTTCCGAAAGCGAGCAGCTTAGGTAAAAACTCGGAACGGGCAAGATTATAATTCTGTCTGGCGGCGTCTTTTTTGGTTCTAATGATGTTTAACAGCGGCTGCTTGTTAAAAGCTTCGGCTTTTAGTTCGTCAATGCGCAAATCCGTATCGTTATATGAAAGGCTGTCGGTCAGTCTTATTTCGGCATTCTGTGGAATATTTAAGAGTTGTTTGAA comes from Melioribacter roseus P3M-2 and encodes:
- a CDS encoding prephenate dehydrogenase/arogenate dehydrogenase family protein, producing MHFKKIAFLGLGLIGGSLAKALKSANPGLLISAYDRRDVLEKALNEKAIDRGLDTVEDALDDDLIFLCFPVDKSIETFKNLIPKLKPGQTISDVCSVKEIFHQIWNECGGNCSGFYIGGHPMAGKEKNGYEHSDSTLFENSVYILSDSSKNYPTLNEFADLIHSTGAHITFLNPKVHDIIVAAVSHLPQLLSVSLINSAVIKDSDINFFDFAAGGFRDMTRIAASDFNLWEPIIRYNQKNILQAIDNFSYDLTELKNAIEKGNYKLLAEKFESARKKRDEIPKNTKGFINPLFDIFVFVKDQPGVLAKITSALYEAGINIRDLELLKIRLGSGGTFRISFETQQDADKAKHIIESIGFTTRI
- a CDS encoding alpha-amylase family glycosyl hydrolase yields the protein MAKTKVASSLFPYNLSKNSYPKYEFHVAADIRKKYDIEDEFFSIEGNLVFADFHAVRKLVHKINSKRNPSDYVQAGKVNAAALIDEIYHYLFRIYEENVNPGVIERAADFITKHLSENQYRKLLFEFLELFPTTDIFRGRIGIYDYLNSMTAGKKNTDIVLEELILLHFANQNPANKKIRELFDDNYFKEKDLYYKSIEILEQFFKEEKRFGLENQDLFTFFKTPFQYSPEDIEGQLDFIREKWGVLLNEDFLKKLLRSKDFIKEEYIQGGGPGGAPAVAPNFFGVPDNADILRLGKSGYQYALEAQKDYEEPENFTADTDWMPKVVLIAKNTYVWLDQLSKKYQRPIKRLDQIPDEELETLRRWGFNALWLIGIWERSSASKKIKHLMGNVDAIGSAYSLYDYIIAEDLGGEEAYQNLNKRARHFGIRLASDMVPNHTGIYSRWIVEHPDYFIQASYPPFPSYSFTGPNLSDDPSVQIRIEDGYWDRSDAAVVFEWINNHTGERRYIYHGNDGTNMPWNDTAQLDMIKAEVREAVIQKIFEVARKFSIIRFDAAMTLTKRHFSRLWYPEPGKGGDIPSRSDFSMTKEEFDRLFPKEFWREVVDRINQEMPDTLLLAEAFWLMEGYFVRTLGMHRVYNSAFMHMLMKEENDKFRDLITNTLEFEPEILKRYVNFMSNPDEETAIKQFGSDDKYFGVCILMSTLPGLPMFAHGQIEGLTEKYGMEYQRAYYHESPNQWLIDRHEREIFPLLGKRYLFSNVENFWLYDFIDDYGHVNENVISFTNRENDEKTLVFYNNKYEATSGKIFRSTPKLVQRGGKKELHVKTLSDALDIKSSKNYYYVFREHVTNLEYLKSGYDLSIDGFYIELKGFQSAVFLDFREIYDEFGDWKKLERKLQGKGVPSISRAMIEMQLEPIHKTFLDIFEDDSLEEFYDNYIHGSEDINSGESILKGRFNKLIDTVCAQFEIESDNHLIWKNFELEVEALKFLNGALQRHFIVDENIPNKELHKAIITNEYRNYKDDTILYLIWLVVSNMSSLFEDDGDLNKKNYINKILLDSPIRQILKRIGKGEFELLRELLLLKILQDINNGAIEMFCDGGKNEQVENGKYEFNCILNLLNDESVRTYIGVNEYEGVVYFSKENFEEFLDWLFTLSVIEKIIMYILTENDNERAEENSEKEIVKIINNAFKKYTVIKKLSEESGYRLDIFKDFLRK
- a CDS encoding outer membrane beta-barrel protein codes for the protein MKRLLTLLILVTLPLSAFSQSRVSAGIIFSHFNNIGDKGITDIKTPVGYGALAGYDITEEFTVAFTVEYLKGDMKELSGKETDYRTGLTAVVKPFNTDLIFPYISAGFVTSYKKYDYDNLPSDDKFKLYARYGAGVDYKLLDNLSINFDMGVYFNGMEFSGWTNSLGLRITPNL
- a CDS encoding ABC transporter permease — translated: MRIKNIIKNITCLIVDESRNIRRDFDLLSILILAPLFYSFFYSSVYINKVERDVPVAVADLDKTKSSRELIRLLDAHSNIGVKYEIEFPDEKLLSEGSVQGIIVIPKHYEERLKRHEKNAIKVYLNTSRFLISNDLNKGINETVASINDEIKSSVFISKGYAPEQAKILSEPVQLEIRNLFNLSDSYGYYLIPAVLVLILHQTLLMGVSESIAQMRENDEITLWGDNYGILQTLIAKGIYYILLYSVYLLFFTIIIFPLFGIDFKGSYIVLTITGFLFLGSVVYFGIFISSFFKKKLHALQIMALTSYPIFLFSGYSWKLDAMPIVIKLLSYSAPFTPYMNLFTRLSQAGAGIPNLLPEILHLTLLLLFYLAASLIRIHKLNRGIK
- a CDS encoding ABC transporter permease, whose protein sequence is MSGTSIFIAVVMPFILILILNSIYKKEILRELPVAVYDCDRSELSRKLIRLIDASPSMEIIDSYVSIDMIEDGFNSGKTEAVFYIPSDFERSIKRGLQSRIIVYKNSSNIITSNLILKDASTIVKTFSAGTLLNKFEKNSMNETIAYPLVNPVKIETSSLYNPNYSYVSYLPPGLIAFTLQIAIMLSTSLIINSEFTGRAFGELILISRGNSLLIFAGKFAPYFTLYFFMTLIILFIIFPLYNIAVNGSYVVLLLLFIIFIAVNVNSGILISSLFNDQLFATELTIFINTPAFILSGYTFPVWAMPSVHKALAYSMPFTYFLEAFIKIIRAGANPSDMTSELAALIFFAIITFAAAYIALKYRINKITSEQLK
- a CDS encoding HlyD family secretion protein: MNKKIIIPSLAIVFFSLAFFIAFSGISSGDEKIITGLVESRQVDVSSKIPGRLKKIFVREGDKVNIGDTLAIIESRELEAKLKQAKGALEAANAKYRMALNGARDEEKEAAMNLYLQAKSQYEYVSKTYNRFKELYKENVISLQEFDEIEFKYNAAKAQMEAAKAKYDMALKGAREEEISAARGLVTQAENAYNEVLAYYEELVIKSPISGEVTDIYADIGELINSGYPVFSILPENDRYVILHVREDEMQNISKGKIFKATIRALGNKELSVKVNYISPLGDFADWKPTNRKGDFDLKTFEVHLVPIDNNFKLLPGMTAQINLEN